A single window of Natronocella acetinitrilica DNA harbors:
- a CDS encoding type IV pilus twitching motility protein PilT: MDIADLLAFGVKNNASDLHLSAGLPPMIRVDGDVRRINLPAMEHKEVHSLIYDIMNDKQRKDYEEFYETDFSFEIPNLARFRVNAFNHNRGAGAVFRTIPSNVLTLEELQAPEAFKEISDNPRGLVLVTGPTGSGKSTTLAAMVNYKNEKYHEHILTIEDPIEFVHESKKSLVNQREVHRDTLGFAEALRSALREDPDVVLVGEMRDLETIRLALTAAETGHLVFGTLHTSSAAKTIDRIIDVFPAAEKSMVRSMLSESLRAVISQTLLKKIGGGRVAAHEIMIGTPAIRNLIREDKVAQMYSSIQTGQALGMQTLDQCLQQLVRKGLISKQDAKLKATNRDLFN, translated from the coding sequence ATGGATATTGCCGATCTGCTGGCCTTTGGCGTCAAGAACAACGCCTCCGACCTGCACCTCTCGGCCGGGCTGCCGCCCATGATTCGTGTTGACGGCGATGTGCGTCGGATCAACCTGCCGGCCATGGAGCACAAGGAAGTGCACTCGCTGATCTACGACATCATGAACGACAAGCAGCGCAAGGATTACGAAGAATTCTACGAGACCGATTTCTCCTTCGAAATCCCCAATCTGGCGCGCTTCCGTGTCAACGCCTTCAATCATAACCGGGGCGCCGGTGCGGTTTTCCGGACCATTCCTTCCAATGTGCTGACGCTGGAAGAGTTGCAGGCGCCGGAGGCTTTCAAGGAAATTTCCGATAATCCCCGTGGCCTGGTTCTGGTCACCGGTCCTACCGGGTCGGGCAAGTCCACCACCCTGGCGGCGATGGTCAACTACAAGAACGAGAAGTACCACGAGCATATCCTGACCATCGAAGACCCCATCGAATTCGTGCACGAATCGAAGAAGTCCCTGGTCAACCAGCGTGAGGTGCACCGTGACACCCTGGGCTTCGCCGAAGCGCTGCGTTCGGCGCTGCGTGAAGATCCGGACGTGGTGCTGGTGGGTGAAATGCGCGATCTGGAAACCATCCGCCTTGCATTGACCGCCGCCGAGACCGGTCACCTGGTGTTCGGCACGCTGCACACCAGTTCCGCCGCCAAGACCATCGACCGGATCATCGACGTGTTCCCGGCGGCCGAAAAATCCATGGTGCGGTCCATGCTTTCCGAATCGCTGCGGGCGGTTATCTCCCAGACCCTGCTCAAGAAGATCGGTGGCGGTCGCGTGGCGGCCCACGAGATCATGATCGGCACGCCCGCCATCCGTAACCTCATCCGCGAGGACAAGGTGGCGCAGATGTACTCCTCCATCCAGACCGGGCAGGCCCTGGGCATGCAGACGCTGGATCAGTGCCTGCAGCAGCTGGTGCGCAAGGGGCTGATCAGCAAGCAGGACGCCAAGCTCAAGGCAACCAACCGAGATCTCTTCAACTAG
- a CDS encoding YggS family pyridoxal phosphate-dependent enzyme has translation MPTITERLDTVRQRLRDAERRWGREPDSVHLLAVSKTKPAQAVAEALAAGQTAFGENYWQDAQAKLQALADQPIEWHFIGPLQSNKTKSVATHFDWVHSVDRLKIARRLNDQRPQDASPLNICLQVNVSGEDSKSGIAPEALADLAHAVSELPRLRLRGLMCLPAPADGLDAQRAPFRRLRELQETLQADGLALDTLSMGMSGDLEAAVAEGATLVRIGTDIFGARDQV, from the coding sequence ATGCCCACCATCACCGAGCGTCTTGATACCGTTCGCCAACGCCTGCGCGATGCGGAAAGGCGTTGGGGCCGGGAGCCCGATTCCGTCCACCTCCTCGCCGTCAGCAAGACCAAACCCGCGCAAGCGGTGGCCGAGGCGCTTGCAGCCGGTCAGACCGCATTCGGCGAGAATTACTGGCAGGACGCGCAGGCCAAGTTGCAAGCCCTGGCGGATCAGCCAATCGAGTGGCATTTCATTGGCCCGCTGCAATCGAATAAAACAAAATCCGTGGCGACGCACTTTGACTGGGTTCACAGTGTGGACCGCCTGAAGATCGCGCGGCGGCTGAATGATCAACGGCCGCAGGACGCCTCTCCACTCAACATCTGTCTGCAGGTCAATGTGAGCGGCGAGGACAGCAAGTCCGGCATTGCCCCCGAGGCGCTTGCCGACCTGGCCCATGCCGTGTCCGAACTCCCCAGACTGCGTTTGCGGGGCCTGATGTGCCTGCCGGCGCCGGCAGACGGCCTGGACGCCCAGCGCGCGCCCTTCCGGCGCTTGCGCGAACTGCAGGAGACGCTGCAGGCCGATGGGCTGGCGCTGGACACCCTGTCCATGGGCATGTCCGGCGATCTGGAGGCGGCTGTCGCCGAGGGCGCCACGCTGGTGCGCATCGGCACCGACATCTTCGGCGCACGCGACCAGGTGTAA
- the proC gene encoding pyrroline-5-carboxylate reductase, giving the protein MDNRTITFIGGGNMARSLIGGLIADGFRADAIRVSDPSEEQCRSLAQRFGVTTGQDNLAAIEGANAVVLAVKPQVMRQVASELGEGLQRSGAVVISIAAGIREPDLRRWIGAEVPIVRTMPNTPSLVQTGATGLFANNLVSDQQRDLAESLMRAVGLVQWLDTEALLDAVTAVSGSGPAYFFLLMEALEDAGSRVGLPRETARLLVLQTALGAAKMALESEDDPHTLRRRVTSPGGTTERAINTLEDGDLRALIEQAVRAAAERAAELGDELGAQ; this is encoded by the coding sequence ATGGACAACCGGACTATCACCTTCATCGGCGGTGGCAATATGGCCCGCAGCCTGATCGGCGGGCTGATCGCCGACGGCTTTCGCGCCGACGCCATACGGGTTTCGGACCCCAGCGAAGAGCAGTGCCGTTCTCTGGCGCAGCGCTTTGGCGTAACCACCGGCCAGGACAATCTCGCAGCCATCGAGGGAGCCAATGCGGTGGTGCTGGCCGTGAAACCCCAGGTCATGCGCCAGGTGGCCTCCGAACTCGGTGAGGGGCTGCAACGCAGTGGCGCGGTGGTGATCAGCATCGCCGCTGGCATCCGTGAGCCCGATCTGCGGCGCTGGATCGGCGCAGAGGTACCCATCGTTCGTACCATGCCGAATACCCCGTCGCTGGTGCAGACCGGGGCCACCGGCCTGTTTGCCAACAACCTGGTCAGCGACCAGCAGCGCGACCTTGCAGAAAGCCTGATGCGGGCGGTTGGTCTGGTCCAGTGGCTGGACACCGAAGCCCTGCTGGATGCGGTCACGGCGGTCTCCGGCAGCGGACCAGCCTACTTCTTTCTGCTCATGGAGGCGCTTGAGGACGCCGGCAGTCGGGTCGGGCTACCCCGGGAGACGGCGCGCCTACTGGTGCTGCAAACCGCACTCGGTGCCGCCAAGATGGCGCTGGAAAGTGAAGATGACCCACACACCCTGCGGCGCCGTGTGACCTCCCCCGGCGGCACAACGGAGCGGGCGATCAATACCCTGGAAGATGGCGACCTGCGGGCGCTGATCGAGCAAGCGGTGCGGGCCGCCGCCGAACGGGCGGCCGAGTTGGGCGATGAACTGGGAGCGCAGTAA
- a CDS encoding YggT family protein has product MTGNYLGDPMAFLINTLVGLYILAIMLRFLLQWFRADFYNPISQVLVKITHPVLRPMRRVIPSAGRIDTASIVLMVLLQFAALWLVFSIQGRVPGAGALLALSAWELVNLLLNVFLFATIIRIVLSWVNPGAHHPAISILDSLTDPLLTPLRRVIPSAGGLDFSPMIVIFGIMFLKMLLRPIFLDVARMMA; this is encoded by the coding sequence ATGACGGGCAATTATCTGGGTGATCCGATGGCCTTCCTGATCAACACCCTGGTCGGGTTGTACATCCTGGCGATCATGTTGCGCTTCCTGCTGCAGTGGTTCCGCGCAGACTTCTATAACCCGATTTCGCAGGTGCTGGTGAAGATCACCCACCCGGTGCTGCGGCCAATGCGTCGGGTCATCCCCAGTGCGGGGCGCATCGATACTGCCTCCATTGTGTTGATGGTGCTGCTGCAATTCGCCGCCCTTTGGCTGGTTTTTTCCATTCAGGGGCGTGTGCCCGGCGCCGGTGCGCTGCTGGCGCTGTCGGCCTGGGAGCTGGTGAACCTGCTGCTGAACGTATTCCTGTTCGCCACCATCATTCGCATCGTCTTGAGCTGGGTGAATCCCGGCGCGCACCATCCCGCGATCAGCATACTCGACAGCCTCACCGACCCACTGCTGACCCCCTTGCGTCGGGTCATCCCCTCCGCCGGCGGTCTGGACTTCAGCCCCATGATCGTGATTTTCGGCATCATGTTCCTGAAGATGCTGTTACGGCCGATCTTCCTCGATGTGGCGCGGATGATGGCCTGA
- a CDS encoding ATP-grasp domain-containing protein: MTEKNPDKGYVALLGWSLGAIEAVDRFDRRYIVVAPEWAEEYCQQHNIPYIPWNFERLNDRSMEIAERLKEEGVDVAIPLFEETVEWAGAINAVLMNNPRLHGQAVLFRDKALMKRRAQLGGIRVGIFEEAHDKSDVVRFLKRVNQTLLKLDGDPNDPIHLKAFDKAGCLGHRVIRSPDEVDLIPDEEFPVLMESHLDGWEFAVEAWVHDGEIKFLNISEYVTLGYSVFVPATPELESWRPLITKEIEKLIKTFDIEFGFIHPEYFVTSDGTMYFGEVAYRPPGFKVFELLERAYGFNAYQGMVLAFDPKTTKEEIDAFFPKEVVDAKGHAGCFGVYPRRRVVSKLEIPEETENHPYFEYHELTAPLEETVTKRTAFGTHWGLIYFFGDEPHKIRDLLKHQEELDFYV, translated from the coding sequence ATGACGGAGAAGAATCCGGATAAAGGCTACGTGGCCCTGTTGGGTTGGAGTCTCGGCGCCATCGAGGCCGTGGACCGGTTCGATCGTCGCTACATCGTGGTAGCGCCCGAATGGGCCGAGGAATACTGCCAGCAGCACAATATTCCCTACATTCCCTGGAACTTCGAACGGCTGAACGACCGCTCCATGGAAATCGCCGAGCGACTCAAGGAAGAGGGCGTGGATGTGGCGATTCCGCTGTTCGAGGAAACCGTGGAATGGGCCGGTGCCATCAATGCGGTGCTCATGAACAACCCCCGCCTGCACGGCCAGGCGGTGCTGTTCCGTGACAAGGCCCTGATGAAGCGGCGGGCACAGCTCGGCGGCATCCGGGTTGGTATCTTCGAGGAGGCCCACGACAAGAGCGACGTGGTCCGCTTCCTGAAGCGCGTCAACCAGACCCTGCTGAAGCTGGACGGCGACCCGAACGACCCCATCCACCTCAAGGCCTTTGACAAGGCCGGCTGCCTGGGACATCGGGTCATCCGTTCCCCGGACGAGGTGGACCTGATACCCGACGAGGAATTCCCCGTGCTGATGGAAAGCCATCTGGACGGCTGGGAGTTCGCTGTAGAGGCCTGGGTTCACGATGGCGAGATCAAGTTCCTGAACATCTCCGAATACGTGACGCTGGGTTACTCGGTATTCGTGCCTGCCACACCGGAGCTGGAAAGCTGGCGGCCGCTGATCACCAAGGAAATCGAAAAGCTGATCAAGACTTTCGATATCGAGTTCGGGTTCATACACCCGGAATACTTCGTGACCAGCGACGGCACCATGTACTTCGGCGAAGTGGCGTACCGGCCGCCGGGTTTCAAGGTGTTCGAACTGCTCGAGCGGGCCTATGGCTTCAATGCCTACCAGGGCATGGTGCTGGCATTCGACCCCAAGACCACCAAGGAGGAAATCGACGCTTTCTTCCCGAAAGAGGTGGTGGATGCCAAGGGCCACGCCGGCTGTTTCGGCGTCTACCCACGGCGTCGGGTGGTCAGCAAGCTGGAAATTCCGGAAGAAACGGAGAATCACCCCTACTTCGAGTATCACGAGTTGACAGCGCCACTAGAGGAAACCGTCACCAAGCGTACCGCCTTCGGCACGCACTGGGGGCTCATTTATTTCTTCGGTGACGAACCCCACAAGATCCGGGATCTGCTCAAGCACCAGGAAGAGCTGGACTTCTACGTCTGA
- the metX gene encoding homoserine O-succinyltransferase MetX, which yields MSQDFPADSVGLVTPRQQHFDQPLELDCGQSLPEFDLVYESYGTLNEDRSNAILVAHALSGSHHAAGYHAGAHKPGWWEACIGPGKPIDTNRFFVVCSNNLGGCHGSTGPLSTNPLTGRPYGAAFPIVTVRDWVRSQARLADALGIQRWAAVIGGSLGGMQAMQWAIDYPDRIAHAVVIAGAPKLSAQNIAFNEVARQAILTDPEFHEGHYADEGVIPRRGLALARMIGHITYLSDDAMRAKFGRELREGKINFNYEVEFQVESYLRHQGQSFVDRFDATTYLLMTKALDYFDPAANFDDDLSRALAGVKAGFLVLSFTSDWRFPPSRSREIVKALLDTDKSVSYADIVAHHGHDAFLMPVPEYLGIFSAYMDRVGREVGA from the coding sequence ATGAGTCAGGACTTTCCTGCCGATTCCGTGGGCCTCGTGACACCGCGGCAGCAGCATTTCGACCAGCCGCTGGAATTGGACTGCGGCCAGTCGCTCCCGGAATTCGATCTGGTTTACGAGAGCTATGGCACGTTGAACGAGGATCGCTCCAACGCCATTCTCGTCGCCCATGCACTGTCCGGCAGTCACCATGCGGCCGGATACCATGCCGGCGCCCACAAACCCGGTTGGTGGGAAGCCTGCATCGGGCCAGGCAAGCCCATCGACACCAACCGGTTTTTCGTCGTCTGTTCGAATAATCTGGGGGGTTGCCACGGTTCCACCGGCCCGTTATCGACCAACCCCCTCACCGGCCGACCCTACGGCGCCGCCTTCCCGATTGTCACGGTCAGGGACTGGGTGCGCAGCCAGGCCAGGTTGGCAGACGCCCTGGGTATTCAGCGCTGGGCAGCCGTGATTGGCGGCAGCCTCGGCGGCATGCAGGCCATGCAATGGGCCATCGACTACCCCGATCGCATCGCCCATGCCGTGGTCATCGCCGGCGCGCCGAAACTCTCGGCCCAGAACATTGCCTTCAACGAGGTCGCACGACAGGCCATTCTCACCGACCCGGAGTTCCACGAAGGCCACTATGCCGACGAAGGCGTGATACCGCGTCGCGGGCTGGCCCTGGCACGCATGATCGGCCATATCACCTACCTCTCGGATGATGCCATGCGGGCCAAGTTCGGCCGCGAGCTGCGCGAGGGCAAGATCAACTTCAACTATGAAGTGGAATTCCAGGTCGAGAGCTACCTGCGACATCAGGGGCAATCATTCGTCGACCGTTTCGACGCCACAACGTATCTGCTGATGACCAAGGCGCTGGACTACTTCGACCCGGCAGCGAATTTCGACGACGACCTGTCCCGGGCGCTGGCCGGCGTCAAGGCAGGTTTCCTGGTGCTGTCGTTCACCAGTGACTGGCGCTTCCCCCCGAGCCGTTCCCGGGAAATCGTCAAGGCGCTGCTGGATACCGACAAATCCGTGAGCTATGCGGACATCGTGGCGCATCATGGCCATGATGCCTTCCTGATGCCAGTACCCGAGTACCTGGGCATCTTCTCCGCGTACATGGACCGGGTCGGCCGGGAGGTAGGCGCATGA
- the metW gene encoding methionine biosynthesis protein MetW, producing the protein MSQDLSPEFRMISDWIKPGSRVLDLGCGDGRLLGYLQDTRQVTGYGLEIDQSNILRCVQNGINVIHTDLDEGLQDFDPDSFDYVVMTQTLQAVHYPDRLLEEMLRVGRQGIVTFPNFAHWRLRLHLALHGRMPMSSALPHAWYDTPNIHLCTVRDFEALCAERQIGILQRSVTTAYFQESLTARLMPNLFASVALYRFEKLKR; encoded by the coding sequence ATGAGCCAGGATCTGAGTCCGGAATTCAGGATGATCAGCGACTGGATCAAGCCGGGTTCGAGGGTGCTCGATCTCGGCTGTGGTGACGGGCGTTTGCTCGGCTATTTGCAGGATACACGGCAAGTCACCGGCTACGGGCTGGAAATCGACCAGAGCAACATCCTGCGTTGCGTACAAAACGGTATCAACGTCATCCACACCGACCTGGACGAGGGACTGCAGGATTTCGATCCTGACTCGTTCGACTACGTGGTGATGACCCAGACGCTGCAGGCCGTGCACTACCCGGACCGGCTCCTGGAAGAAATGCTTAGAGTGGGCCGCCAGGGAATCGTGACCTTTCCCAACTTCGCTCACTGGCGGCTTCGTCTTCATCTCGCCCTGCATGGCCGCATGCCCATGAGCAGCGCCCTGCCCCATGCCTGGTACGACACGCCGAACATTCACCTGTGCACCGTTCGGGACTTCGAGGCGCTTTGCGCAGAGCGGCAGATCGGAATCCTGCAGCGGAGCGTGACCACCGCCTATTTCCAGGAGAGCCTGACGGCGCGATTGATGCCGAACTTGTTCGCCTCGGTGGCACTCTATCGTTTCGAGAAGCTGAAACGGTAG
- a CDS encoding DUF4426 domain-containing protein, with protein MQLARLSLPALTPLLILALAIPGGLGATGSGAEQHGKFEINYSAMPTTRLPEQVAQNYNIPQSQVQGLILVSVLDDGTPVRATVRGHARTENDESLELSFRRIDTGGRISHIAIVRIEDEKKLRFDLNVRPQMHDDVYEINFEETFYID; from the coding sequence ATGCAGCTTGCCCGATTGTCCTTGCCTGCCCTGACCCCCCTGCTAATACTCGCACTGGCGATACCGGGAGGGCTCGGTGCCACCGGCTCCGGCGCCGAGCAACACGGCAAATTCGAGATCAACTACAGCGCTATGCCCACGACCCGGCTGCCGGAGCAGGTGGCGCAGAACTACAATATCCCCCAGAGCCAGGTTCAGGGGCTTATCCTGGTATCCGTGCTGGATGACGGGACTCCGGTGCGGGCTACCGTTCGCGGGCATGCGCGCACCGAGAATGACGAGTCGCTGGAGCTGAGCTTCCGTCGAATCGACACCGGGGGACGGATTTCCCACATCGCCATTGTGCGTATCGAAGACGAGAAAAAGCTGCGCTTCGACCTGAATGTGCGGCCGCAGATGCACGACGACGTTTACGAAATCAACTTCGAAGAGACTTTCTACATCGACTGA
- a CDS encoding histone deacetylase family protein gives MTTLLFTHESCLQHDTGRGHPESPDRLRVVLDRLRQSEFHALEWREAPRATLEQIRRMHDATYVDAVLARIPKQGLTPLDGDTVVSPQSGEAALRAAGATCAAVDAVMKGEARRAFCAVRPPGHHAEPDQAMGFCLFNNVAIGAAHAMAQYHLDRVAIIDFDVHHGNGTEAMLRGRRGYLYASSHEHPLYPGTGSGPLPGVDNIINVPLGRMTDSLEFRDRFREDLLPAVRAFGPQLIFISAGFDAHANDPLANLNLEAEDFAWATTELLDIADRFANGNVISTLEGGYDLPALAESTAAHVRALMDA, from the coding sequence ATGACAACGCTGCTGTTTACCCACGAAAGCTGTCTCCAGCACGACACCGGCCGGGGCCATCCGGAATCCCCGGATCGGCTGCGTGTCGTGCTGGATCGGCTTCGGCAATCCGAGTTCCATGCACTGGAGTGGCGAGAGGCGCCGCGGGCGACACTGGAACAGATCCGGCGCATGCATGACGCGACTTACGTGGACGCAGTACTTGCCCGCATCCCGAAACAGGGACTGACGCCACTGGATGGCGACACCGTGGTTTCGCCGCAGTCCGGAGAGGCCGCACTAAGGGCGGCAGGGGCGACCTGCGCTGCGGTGGACGCGGTGATGAAAGGGGAGGCCCGCCGCGCTTTTTGCGCGGTGCGACCACCAGGGCACCATGCCGAGCCGGATCAGGCCATGGGCTTTTGTCTGTTCAACAACGTGGCCATTGGTGCCGCACACGCGATGGCGCAATACCACCTCGACCGGGTTGCCATCATCGACTTCGACGTGCACCACGGTAACGGCACCGAGGCGATGCTGCGCGGACGGCGCGGCTATCTGTACGCGTCCAGCCATGAGCATCCGCTCTACCCTGGCACCGGCAGCGGGCCTCTCCCCGGCGTGGACAACATCATCAACGTGCCCCTCGGACGCATGACCGACTCGCTGGAATTCCGCGACCGCTTCCGGGAGGATCTGTTACCCGCCGTGCGTGCCTTCGGACCACAGTTGATCTTCATTTCGGCCGGCTTCGACGCCCACGCCAATGACCCACTGGCCAATCTGAACCTGGAGGCGGAGGACTTCGCCTGGGCCACCACCGAACTGCTGGACATTGCGGATCGCTTTGCCAACGGCAACGTGATTTCCACCCTGGAGGGCGGCTACGATCTGCCGGCGCTGGCCGAGTCCACCGCGGCCCATGTACGGGCGCTTATGGACGCTTAG
- a CDS encoding phosphodiester glycosidase family protein: MTVFGTWSRMLALVFGLLAACVAVAGAEPCRPYQFDGSRFTVCVIDLRMHDLRLYWKDQDEQPYASFARLPRQQGSVERVFAMNAGMYLEDLRPAGLYIEDGDVLRPANNADGPGNFHMKPNGVFMVRAGEAAVLDTERYLAEAPTADLATQSGPMLVIDGELHHRFIPDSNSLRMRNGVGVRNGHEVLFAISEHPVNFHQFARLFRDGLGCHNALYLDGSMSSLHAPALGRSDFVRPMGPIIAAYRRQSRP; encoded by the coding sequence ATGACGGTTTTCGGCACATGGTCGCGGATGCTCGCGCTGGTCTTCGGTCTGCTGGCGGCATGTGTTGCCGTAGCCGGCGCCGAGCCCTGCCGGCCCTATCAGTTCGATGGCTCACGCTTCACCGTGTGCGTGATCGATCTGCGTATGCATGACCTGCGGCTTTACTGGAAGGACCAGGATGAGCAGCCCTACGCGAGCTTTGCCCGCCTGCCCCGGCAGCAGGGGAGTGTTGAGCGCGTGTTTGCCATGAATGCAGGTATGTACCTGGAGGATCTGCGGCCCGCCGGGCTGTATATCGAGGATGGGGATGTCCTGCGTCCCGCCAACAACGCCGATGGCCCCGGCAATTTTCACATGAAGCCCAATGGCGTGTTCATGGTGCGCGCCGGGGAGGCAGCAGTGCTGGACACCGAGCGCTACCTTGCCGAGGCACCGACGGCGGACCTGGCCACACAGTCAGGCCCGATGCTGGTCATAGATGGTGAGTTGCATCATCGGTTCATTCCCGACAGCAATTCCCTGCGTATGCGAAACGGCGTGGGGGTGCGCAATGGTCACGAGGTGCTGTTCGCCATCAGCGAGCATCCGGTGAATTTCCATCAATTCGCACGGCTGTTCCGGGATGGGCTTGGTTGTCACAACGCCCTCTATCTGGACGGCTCCATGTCAAGCCTGCATGCCCCCGCTCTCGGGCGTTCCGATTTCGTGCGGCCCATGGGGCCGATCATCGCGGCCTACAGGCGTCAGTCGCGCCCCTAG
- a CDS encoding DUF427 domain-containing protein — protein sequence MSGPAVESVWDYPRPPRVEPTGSRLRVIHAGHTLADASGGYRVLETSHPPCYYLPPASIDWTCLEESTTQTYCEFKGVARYWHLRLGDTLVADVCWCYDTPTASHANIAGHVSFYAGRVDACYVDDERVQPQTGNFYGGWITGNIRGPFKGGPGTLGW from the coding sequence ATGAGTGGTCCGGCGGTGGAATCGGTTTGGGATTATCCACGCCCTCCCCGGGTGGAACCCACCGGGAGCCGATTGCGCGTCATTCATGCCGGGCACACACTCGCCGATGCCAGCGGCGGTTACCGGGTGCTGGAGACATCGCATCCGCCCTGCTACTACCTGCCCCCTGCCAGTATCGACTGGACCTGTCTGGAAGAGAGCACCACCCAGACCTACTGCGAGTTCAAGGGCGTGGCCCGGTACTGGCATCTGCGACTGGGGGATACGCTGGTGGCTGACGTGTGCTGGTGTTACGACACGCCCACCGCCAGCCATGCGAACATCGCCGGCCATGTGTCCTTCTATGCCGGACGGGTCGACGCCTGTTACGTGGATGACGAACGGGTACAGCCACAAACGGGCAATTTCTACGGTGGCTGGATCACGGGAAACATCCGTGGCCCGTTCAAGGGTGGGCCGGGGACACTGGGCTGGTAA